Proteins encoded within one genomic window of Kaistia algarum:
- a CDS encoding LysR family transcriptional regulator has protein sequence MVRPHLPLNALKAFEASARHLSFTRAAIELAVTQAAVSHQVKSLEERLGSTLFRRLPRGLALTDEGQALLPALRDSFDRIAAVLEQFEDGHVREVLNVGVVGTFAIGWLIERLPAFKLAHPFIDLRLSTNNNRVDIAAEGLDFAIRFGDGAWHSTEADRLFAAPLSVLCLPEIAERLSQPPDLYGETLLRSYRADEWPTWFATAGIAAPAVKGPIFDSSRTMVEAAILGAGVALAPPLMFQRQLAGGLIQQPFEIFVTHGCYWLTWLKSSTLTPAMRSFQAWILAASLPYSKGNG, from the coding sequence ATGGTCCGCCCGCATCTGCCGCTGAACGCGCTCAAGGCCTTCGAAGCCTCGGCGCGCCACCTGAGCTTCACCCGCGCCGCGATCGAACTGGCGGTGACCCAGGCCGCCGTCAGCCACCAGGTCAAATCGCTGGAAGAACGATTGGGCTCGACGCTGTTTCGGCGCCTGCCGCGGGGACTGGCGCTGACCGATGAGGGCCAGGCGCTGCTGCCAGCGCTGCGGGATTCCTTCGACCGCATCGCGGCCGTACTCGAGCAGTTCGAGGACGGTCATGTCCGCGAGGTGCTGAATGTCGGCGTCGTCGGTACCTTTGCAATTGGCTGGCTGATCGAGCGGCTGCCCGCATTCAAGCTGGCTCACCCGTTCATCGACCTGCGGCTCTCCACCAACAACAACCGCGTCGACATCGCCGCCGAGGGGCTCGATTTCGCCATCCGCTTTGGCGACGGCGCGTGGCACAGCACGGAGGCCGATCGGCTGTTCGCCGCCCCTCTCTCGGTCCTCTGCCTCCCTGAGATCGCGGAACGATTGTCGCAGCCGCCCGATCTGTATGGCGAGACGCTGCTCCGCTCCTATCGGGCGGACGAGTGGCCGACTTGGTTCGCCACCGCCGGTATCGCAGCGCCGGCGGTGAAGGGTCCGATCTTCGACTCGTCCCGCACGATGGTGGAGGCCGCCATCCTTGGCGCCGGCGTGGCGCTGGCGCCACCGCTGATGTTCCAGCGCCAATTGGCCGGAGGCCTCATCCAGCAGCCGTTCGAGATCTTCGTCACACATGGCTGCTATTGGCTCACATGGCTGAAATCCTCCACTCTCACGCCTGCCATGCGTTCGTTCCAAGCCTGGATCCTCGCCGCCTCGCTGCCCTATTCAAAAGGGAATGGCTAG
- the yidD gene encoding membrane protein insertion efficiency factor YidD, producing MRPASEPGSVSRLPRAVGIGLIRLYRLTLSPFLGQSCRYLPTCSSYGEEAISRHGLWAGGWMTLARLQRCGPFGASGYDPVPEAIPESAHWYVPWRYGYWTGRHIDPATRLD from the coding sequence GTGCGGCCGGCGAGCGAACCTGGCAGCGTATCAAGACTGCCGCGCGCCGTCGGGATCGGTCTGATCCGCCTCTACAGGCTGACGCTTTCGCCCTTTCTGGGCCAGTCCTGCCGCTATCTGCCGACCTGCTCCAGCTATGGCGAGGAGGCGATCTCGCGCCACGGCCTCTGGGCCGGTGGCTGGATGACGCTAGCGCGGCTCCAGCGTTGCGGCCCCTTCGGGGCATCGGGCTATGATCCGGTGCCCGAGGCGATACCTGAGAGCGCGCATTGGTACGTTCCCTGGCGCTACGGCTATTGGACCGGGCGGCACATCGACCCGGCGACCAGGCTGGATTGA
- a CDS encoding VOC family protein, producing the protein MGLDHIGFNVANFLKSRDFYISALAPLDIVVLGEGKDWAAFGENGRTLLWIDSTGPAPEPIHIAFRARDRAAIAAFHAAATAAGGTDNGAPGLRPRYHAGYYAAFVLDPDGHNVEAVVHERA; encoded by the coding sequence ATGGGTCTCGACCACATCGGCTTCAACGTCGCGAACTTCCTAAAGAGCCGCGATTTCTACATTAGCGCGCTGGCGCCGCTCGATATTGTCGTCCTCGGTGAGGGCAAGGACTGGGCGGCGTTCGGCGAGAATGGCCGGACGCTGCTTTGGATCGACTCAACGGGCCCGGCGCCGGAGCCGATCCATATTGCGTTTCGAGCGCGTGACCGGGCAGCAATTGCCGCCTTTCATGCCGCGGCGACCGCAGCGGGTGGCACGGACAATGGAGCGCCGGGGCTGCGTCCCCGCTATCATGCGGGATATTATGCGGCGTTCGTGCTCGATCCCGACGGCCACAATGTCGAAGCCGTCGTCCATGAGCGTGCCTGA
- the blaOXA gene encoding class D beta-lactamase has product MIDRRQFSKSVLLAMASAVVGGPGFARELVASENFVSTVLVDVESGATIHREGPAERRFTPCSTFKLPLAVMGFDSGILMDPHHPRWDYRPEFQTTMELQKKPTDPTIWLAESIVWYSQELTRKLGEARFRDYVTAFGYGNEDISGNPGKNDGLTQSWLMSSLAISPDEQVAFVRRFLGRKLGVSDHAYDATLASLAHYPAEGRWTLHGKTGSGFIRDANGAIDRSKPLGWFVGWGEKGGRRIAFARFNQANVRSETYGGLIAREAMVKDFTKLAEG; this is encoded by the coding sequence ATGATCGACAGGCGGCAGTTTTCCAAGAGCGTCCTGCTGGCGATGGCGTCGGCAGTAGTCGGCGGGCCCGGCTTCGCTCGTGAGCTGGTGGCATCAGAGAATTTCGTATCGACGGTGCTGGTCGATGTAGAGAGCGGCGCGACGATCCACCGCGAGGGTCCGGCCGAACGTCGTTTTACACCCTGTTCGACCTTCAAGCTGCCGCTCGCGGTGATGGGGTTCGATTCCGGCATTCTGATGGATCCGCACCATCCGCGCTGGGACTATCGACCGGAGTTCCAGACAACCATGGAGTTGCAGAAGAAGCCGACCGATCCAACGATTTGGCTTGCCGAGTCGATTGTCTGGTATTCCCAGGAACTGACCCGCAAGCTCGGCGAGGCGCGTTTTCGCGACTACGTCACCGCTTTCGGCTATGGCAACGAGGACATCTCGGGCAATCCCGGCAAGAATGACGGGCTGACCCAGTCCTGGCTGATGTCGTCGCTTGCGATCTCGCCGGACGAGCAGGTCGCCTTCGTGCGTCGCTTCCTTGGTCGGAAGCTCGGCGTTTCCGATCATGCCTATGACGCAACGCTGGCGAGTCTGGCGCACTATCCGGCCGAAGGCCGCTGGACGCTGCATGGCAAGACGGGCAGCGGTTTCATCCGCGATGCCAACGGGGCCATCGATCGCAGCAAGCCGCTCGGTTGGTTTGTAGGCTGGGGCGAGAAGGGTGGCCGCAGGATCGCGTTTGCGCGCTTCAATCAAGCCAATGTGCGCTCCGAGACCTATGGCGGCCTGATCGCCCGCGAGGCGATGGTGAAGGATTTCACGAAACTCGCCGAAGGCTGA